A region from the Pseudomonas triticicola genome encodes:
- a CDS encoding class I SAM-dependent methyltransferase, protein MDPRSEVLLRQAELFQGSLLLAGLPADDLLGRLPNAFGWCWHAGDQAALDARFEGRGQFGVNVPEREFDSAVVFLPKSKDLTDYILNAVASRLAGREVFLVGEKRSGIEGASKQLNPFGKPRKLDSARHCQLWQVTVANAPEAKPLESLAQTYELPLAEGSLKVISLPGVFSHGRLDRGSALLLEHLDKLPSGHLLDFGCGAGVLGAAVKRRYPHNQVTLLDVDAFAAASSRLTLAANGLEAEVLTGDGIDAAPMGLSAILSNPPFHVGVHTDYFATENLLRKAAKHLKNGGELRLVANSFLKYQPLIEEHLGVCAIKAEGNGFRIYRAKRG, encoded by the coding sequence ATGGATCCGCGCAGTGAAGTACTGCTTCGTCAGGCCGAGTTATTCCAGGGTTCGCTGCTGTTGGCCGGCCTGCCCGCCGACGATCTGCTCGGGCGTCTGCCGAATGCGTTCGGCTGGTGCTGGCACGCTGGCGACCAAGCCGCACTGGACGCGCGTTTCGAGGGCCGCGGCCAGTTCGGCGTGAATGTCCCGGAGCGCGAGTTCGACAGCGCTGTGGTGTTCCTGCCCAAGTCCAAGGACCTGACCGATTACATCCTCAACGCCGTGGCGTCGCGTCTGGCCGGGCGTGAGGTGTTTCTGGTCGGGGAAAAACGCAGCGGCATCGAAGGCGCATCCAAGCAGCTCAACCCGTTCGGCAAGCCGCGCAAACTCGACAGCGCCCGCCACTGCCAGCTCTGGCAAGTCACCGTGGCCAATGCGCCTGAAGCGAAACCGCTGGAAAGCCTGGCACAGACCTACGAACTGCCGCTGGCCGAAGGGTCGTTGAAAGTCATCAGCCTGCCGGGCGTGTTCAGCCACGGTCGACTGGATCGCGGCAGCGCCCTGCTGCTGGAGCATCTGGACAAACTGCCGAGCGGCCATCTGCTCGACTTCGGTTGCGGCGCCGGCGTGCTCGGGGCTGCGGTGAAACGTCGCTATCCGCACAATCAGGTGACGTTGCTGGATGTCGACGCGTTCGCCGCCGCCAGCAGCCGTCTGACCCTGGCTGCCAATGGCCTGGAAGCCGAAGTGCTGACCGGCGATGGCATCGATGCCGCGCCGATGGGTTTGAGCGCGATTCTGAGCAATCCGCCGTTCCATGTCGGCGTGCACACCGATTATTTCGCTACGGAGAATCTGCTACGAAAAGCGGCGAAACATCTGAAAAACGGTGGCGAACTGCGCCTTGTGGCGAACAGCTTCCTCAAGTATCAGCCGTTGATCGAGGAGCACCTGGGCGTGTGTGCAATCAAGGCTGAAGGCAATGGTTTCCGGATCTACCGGGCCAAGCGCGGCTGA
- a CDS encoding 2-hydroxyacid dehydrogenase — MTNTRRAVFLDHPSLDLGDLDLGPLRECFSDLQLFAQTLPEQVSERLHGASVAITNKVVIDAAAMAANPQLKLILISATGTNNVDLTAARAHGITVCNCQAYGTPSVAQHTIMLLLNLATRLADYQKAVGEGRWQQAKQFCLLDYPIVELQGKTLGLLGHGELGGAVARLAEAFGMRVLLGQIPGRPARPDRLPLEELLPQIDALTLHCPLNEHTRNFIGAGELAAMKPGAFVVNTARGGLIDEQALADALRSGHLGGAATDVLSVEPPTQGNPLLAADIPRLIVTPHNAWGSREARQRIVGQLSENAQAFFSGEALRVVS; from the coding sequence ATGACGAACACGCGCCGCGCGGTATTCCTTGATCACCCTTCGCTGGACCTCGGCGATCTGGACCTCGGTCCGTTGCGCGAGTGTTTCAGCGACTTGCAGCTGTTCGCCCAGACTCTGCCGGAACAGGTCAGCGAACGCCTGCACGGCGCCAGTGTGGCGATCACCAACAAAGTCGTGATCGACGCGGCCGCGATGGCTGCCAACCCGCAACTGAAACTGATCCTGATCAGCGCCACCGGCACCAACAACGTCGACCTCACTGCCGCCCGCGCTCACGGCATCACCGTGTGCAATTGCCAGGCTTACGGCACGCCGTCGGTGGCGCAACACACGATCATGCTGTTGCTCAACCTCGCCACGCGCCTGGCTGACTATCAAAAGGCTGTGGGCGAAGGCCGCTGGCAACAGGCGAAACAGTTCTGTCTGCTCGACTACCCGATCGTCGAACTGCAAGGCAAAACCCTCGGCCTGCTCGGCCATGGCGAACTCGGTGGCGCCGTGGCGCGACTGGCCGAAGCGTTCGGCATGCGTGTGTTGCTCGGGCAGATTCCGGGGCGCCCGGCCCGGCCGGATCGCCTGCCACTGGAAGAACTGCTGCCGCAGATCGACGCCCTGACCCTGCACTGCCCGCTCAACGAGCACACCCGGAACTTCATCGGCGCCGGCGAACTGGCCGCGATGAAGCCCGGCGCATTTGTGGTCAATACCGCTCGTGGCGGCTTGATCGACGAGCAAGCGCTGGCCGACGCTTTGCGTAGCGGCCACCTCGGCGGTGCGGCGACCGATGTGTTGAGTGTCGAGCCACCGACCCAGGGCAATCCGCTGCTCGCCGCCGATATCCCGCGCCTGATCGTCACCCCGCATAACGCTTGGGGCAGTCGCGAGGCGCGCCAGCGTATCGTCGGCCAACTGAGCGAAAACGCCCAGGCGTTCTTCAGCGGTGAGGCGCTGCGGGTCGTCAGTTGA
- a CDS encoding LysE family translocator, translated as MYWTEFLTVALIHLLAVASPGPDFAVVVRESVTHGRRAGTWTALGVGSAIFLHVGYSLLGIGLIVSQSIVLFNALKWAAAAYLLYIGFKALRAQPAKTVTDDLHRETGVRTARGAFTSGFVTNGLNPKATLFFLSLFTVVINPHTPLAVQAGYGVYLAVATAIWFCLVAMLFSQQRVRAGFARMGHWFDRTMGAVLIALGVKIAFTEMH; from the coding sequence ATGTACTGGACCGAGTTCTTGACCGTTGCCCTGATCCATCTGCTCGCCGTGGCCAGCCCCGGACCGGACTTTGCCGTGGTCGTGCGCGAGAGCGTGACCCACGGGCGCCGCGCCGGCACCTGGACCGCGCTGGGCGTGGGCTCGGCGATTTTCCTGCATGTCGGCTATTCGTTGCTCGGCATCGGTCTGATCGTGTCGCAGTCGATCGTGCTGTTCAACGCGCTGAAGTGGGCGGCGGCGGCTTACCTGCTGTACATCGGCTTCAAGGCCTTGCGCGCACAACCGGCGAAAACCGTCACCGATGACTTGCACCGGGAAACCGGCGTACGCACCGCGCGGGGCGCGTTTACCTCGGGCTTCGTCACCAACGGCCTGAACCCGAAAGCCACGCTGTTTTTCCTCTCGCTGTTCACCGTGGTGATCAACCCGCACACACCGCTGGCGGTGCAGGCCGGTTACGGCGTTTACCTGGCGGTGGCGACGGCGATCTGGTTCTGCCTGGTGGCGATGCTGTTCAGCCAGCAACGCGTGCGCGCCGGCTTCGCCCGCATGGGCCACTGGTTCGACCGCACCATGGGCGCGGTGCTGATTGCTCTCGGCGTGAAAATCGCGTTCACCGAGATGCACTGA
- a CDS encoding fatty acid--CoA ligase — MLQTRVIPPADGAYQYPLLIKRLLMSGARYEKTREIIYRDQLRYSYPTLIERVARLANVLTAAGVKAGDTVAVMDWDSHRYLECMFAIPMIGAVIHTINVRLSPEQILYTMNHAEDRFVLVNSEFVGLYQAIAPQLTTVEKTLLLSDLPEKTAELPNLVGEYEQLLAAASAQYDFQDFDENSVATTFYTTGTTGNPKGVYFTHRQLVLHTIGVATIMGSIDSVRLLGTNDVYMPITPMFHVHAWGLPYVATMLGLKQVYPGRYDPEYLVELWRKEKVTFSHCVPTILQMLLNAKAAQGADFGGWKIVIGGSALNRSLYENAKARGIQLTAAYGMSETGPLVSCAHLNDELMAGSEDERTTYRIKAGVPGPLVDAAIVDGEGNFLPADGETQGELVLRAPWLTEGYFNEPQKGAELWAGGWLHTGDVATLDSMGVIDIRDRIKDVIKTGGEWISSLDLEDLISRHAAVREVAVVGIADPQWGERPFALLVVREGQVIGARELKEHLKPFVELGHLSKWAIPSQIALVTEIPKTSVGKLDKKRIRLDITEWQANNSTFLSTL, encoded by the coding sequence ATGTTGCAGACTCGGGTCATTCCGCCGGCCGATGGGGCCTACCAGTATCCATTGCTGATCAAACGGCTGCTGATGTCCGGCGCCCGTTACGAGAAAACCCGCGAAATCATCTACCGCGACCAGTTGCGCTACAGCTATCCAACCCTGATCGAGCGGGTTGCGAGGCTGGCCAACGTGCTCACGGCTGCTGGCGTGAAGGCCGGTGACACCGTTGCGGTGATGGACTGGGACAGCCACCGTTATCTGGAATGCATGTTCGCCATTCCGATGATCGGCGCGGTGATCCACACCATCAATGTGCGTCTGTCGCCGGAGCAGATCCTCTACACCATGAACCACGCCGAGGACCGCTTCGTGCTGGTCAACAGCGAGTTCGTCGGGCTGTATCAGGCGATTGCGCCGCAACTGACCACGGTCGAGAAAACCCTGCTGCTGAGCGATCTGCCGGAGAAAACCGCAGAGCTGCCCAACCTCGTCGGCGAATATGAGCAACTGCTGGCCGCTGCGAGTGCGCAGTATGATTTTCAGGATTTCGACGAAAATTCGGTGGCCACCACGTTCTACACCACCGGCACCACGGGCAATCCGAAAGGCGTGTATTTCACCCACCGGCAACTGGTGCTGCACACCATCGGCGTGGCGACGATCATGGGTTCGATCGACAGCGTACGGCTGCTCGGTACCAACGATGTGTACATGCCGATCACGCCGATGTTCCACGTCCACGCCTGGGGTTTGCCGTACGTGGCGACCATGCTCGGGCTCAAGCAGGTCTACCCGGGGCGTTACGATCCGGAGTATCTGGTGGAGTTGTGGCGCAAGGAGAAGGTCACCTTTTCCCATTGCGTGCCGACCATCCTGCAGATGCTGCTCAACGCCAAAGCCGCGCAAGGTGCGGATTTTGGCGGCTGGAAAATCGTCATCGGCGGCAGCGCGCTCAATCGCAGCCTTTATGAAAACGCCAAGGCCCGTGGCATTCAGCTGACGGCCGCGTACGGCATGTCGGAAACCGGGCCGCTGGTGTCCTGCGCGCACCTCAACGACGAATTGATGGCCGGCAGCGAAGACGAGCGCACTACTTACCGGATCAAGGCCGGCGTGCCGGGGCCGTTGGTCGATGCGGCGATTGTCGACGGTGAGGGCAACTTTCTTCCGGCCGACGGTGAAACCCAGGGCGAACTGGTGCTGCGCGCGCCGTGGCTGACCGAAGGTTATTTCAACGAACCGCAGAAGGGCGCCGAGCTCTGGGCCGGTGGCTGGTTGCACACCGGTGACGTCGCCACGCTCGACAGTATGGGCGTGATCGATATTCGTGACCGCATCAAGGACGTGATCAAGACCGGCGGCGAGTGGATCTCCTCCCTCGACCTCGAAGACCTTATCAGTCGGCATGCGGCGGTACGCGAAGTAGCAGTGGTGGGCATCGCCGATCCGCAGTGGGGCGAGCGTCCGTTTGCCTTGCTGGTGGTCCGCGAAGGGCAGGTGATCGGTGCACGGGAACTGAAGGAACACCTCAAGCCGTTCGTCGAGCTGGGGCACCTGAGCAAGTGGGCGATTCCCAGTCAGATCGCCCTTGTTACCGAAATTCCCAAGACCAGCGTCGGCAAGCTCGACAAGAAGCGCATCCGCCTCGACATCACCGAATGGCAGGCCAACAACAGCACCTTTCTTTCGACACTTTAA
- a CDS encoding DUF1302 domain-containing protein, which translates to MTSANQFWRRAKLPLAVSLASSLAGPAFGVSFNVGEIEGQFDSSLSIGASWSTQSPNKNLIGVNNGGHGLSQTSDDGHANFKSGETFSKIFKGIHDLELKYGDTGVFVRGKYWYDFELKDESREFKDISDSNRKEGAKSSGGQILDAFVYHNYAIADQPGSVRLGKQVVSWGESTFIGGGINSINPIDVSAFRRPGAEIKEGLIPVNMFYVSQSLTDNLSAEAFYQLEWDQTVVDNCGTFFSQPDIVADGCDSNLRVLNKRSQIPAVALGPLANAGVDVNQEGVLVRRGPDRDARDSGQWGASLKYMFEPLDTEFGAYFMNYHSRAPIFSATGAPQSVYNTAAALPGPFAALAPLLVAGNSNYFIEYPEDIRLYGLSFSTTLPTGTAWSGEISYRPNAPVQLNSTDILFAGVRPLGGALTNASLLTGVPGQDLHGYERKEITQIQTTFTHFFDQVMGASRLTLVGEVGATYVGGLESRSDMRYGRDPVYGPGELPATGTTNTCANILNASTINGAGPGSPQNNRSRNCDNDGFTTSMSWGYRGRAIWEYNDVFAGVNLKPNVAWSHDVSGYSPGPGGNFEEGRKAVSLGVDAEYQNTYTASLAYTNFFDGKYTTVDDRDFVALSFGVNF; encoded by the coding sequence ATGACCTCAGCAAACCAGTTCTGGCGCCGGGCGAAACTGCCTCTGGCGGTCAGTCTTGCCTCCTCGCTCGCCGGGCCTGCATTCGGCGTCAGTTTCAACGTCGGTGAAATCGAAGGCCAGTTCGACTCGTCCCTGTCGATCGGTGCCAGTTGGTCTACTCAGAGCCCGAACAAGAACCTCATCGGCGTCAACAACGGCGGCCATGGCCTGTCGCAGACTTCCGATGACGGTCACGCCAACTTCAAGAGCGGCGAAACCTTCTCGAAGATCTTCAAGGGCATCCATGACCTTGAACTGAAATACGGCGACACCGGCGTGTTCGTCCGTGGCAAGTACTGGTACGACTTCGAACTGAAGGACGAGAGCCGCGAATTCAAGGACATCAGCGACAGCAACCGCAAAGAGGGCGCCAAGTCCTCCGGCGGGCAAATCCTCGACGCCTTCGTCTACCACAACTACGCGATTGCCGATCAGCCGGGTTCCGTGCGTCTGGGCAAGCAGGTAGTGAGCTGGGGTGAAAGTACCTTCATCGGCGGCGGCATCAACTCGATCAACCCGATCGACGTCTCCGCGTTCCGTCGTCCGGGCGCCGAGATCAAGGAAGGCCTGATTCCGGTCAACATGTTCTATGTGTCGCAGAGCCTCACCGATAACCTCTCGGCCGAAGCGTTCTACCAACTGGAATGGGACCAGACTGTCGTCGATAACTGCGGCACCTTCTTCTCCCAGCCGGACATCGTTGCCGACGGTTGCGACAGCAATCTGCGCGTACTGAACAAGCGTTCGCAGATTCCGGCCGTTGCTTTGGGGCCATTGGCCAACGCTGGCGTTGATGTGAACCAGGAAGGCGTGCTGGTACGCCGTGGGCCGGACCGTGACGCGCGCGACAGCGGTCAGTGGGGCGCGTCCCTCAAATACATGTTCGAGCCACTCGACACCGAGTTCGGCGCCTACTTCATGAACTACCACAGCCGTGCGCCGATCTTCAGTGCCACCGGTGCGCCGCAGTCGGTGTACAACACCGCCGCCGCGCTGCCGGGGCCGTTCGCCGCGCTCGCACCGCTGCTGGTTGCGGGCAACTCGAACTACTTCATCGAATACCCGGAAGACATTCGTCTCTACGGTCTGAGCTTCTCCACCACCCTGCCTACCGGTACGGCGTGGAGTGGTGAAATCAGCTACCGTCCGAACGCACCGGTACAACTGAACTCCACCGACATTCTGTTTGCCGGAGTACGCCCATTGGGCGGCGCGCTGACCAACGCTTCGTTGCTCACGGGCGTACCAGGCCAGGATCTGCACGGTTACGAGCGCAAGGAAATCACCCAGATCCAGACGACCTTCACGCACTTCTTCGATCAGGTCATGGGCGCCAGCCGTCTGACCCTCGTCGGTGAAGTCGGCGCGACCTACGTTGGCGGCCTGGAAAGTCGTTCCGACATGCGTTATGGCCGCGATCCGGTTTACGGTCCGGGCGAACTGCCAGCCACCGGCACCACCAACACCTGCGCCAACATCCTCAACGCCAGCACCATCAACGGTGCCGGACCAGGTTCGCCACAGAACAACCGCAGCCGCAATTGCGATAACGACGGTTTCACCACCTCGATGTCCTGGGGCTACCGTGGTCGCGCAATCTGGGAATACAACGACGTGTTTGCCGGTGTGAACCTGAAGCCGAACGTGGCCTGGTCCCACGACGTCAGCGGTTACTCACCAGGCCCTGGCGGCAACTTCGAGGAAGGTCGCAAAGCGGTCAGCCTGGGCGTCGATGCCGAGTACCAGAACACCTACACCGCGAGCCTGGCTTACACCAATTTCTTCGACGGCAAGTACACCACCGTGGATGACCGCGACTTCGTGGCGCTCAGCTTCGGCGTGAACTTCTAA
- a CDS encoding DUF1329 domain-containing protein, translating into MKITKSLFHAGVLGLSLLATSVMAAVPAAEADKLGKSLTPMGAEMAGNADGSIPAWKPLPKNAGSVDSKGFLSNPYASEQPLFTITAKDVDKYKDKLAPGQYAMFKRYPETFKMPVYPSHRGATVPDDVFAAIKKNATSTNLVSGGNGLENFDTAVPFPIPKTGVEVIWNHITRYRGGSVTRLVTQATPQPNGSYSLVYFQDQFVFRDKMKDYDPANPGNILFYFKQKVTAPARLAGGVLLVHETLDQVKEPRSAWVYNAGQRRVRRAPQVSYDGPGTAADGLRTSDNLDMYNGAPDRYDWKLEGKKEMYIASDSYKLDDPKLKYSDIIKAGHINQDLARYELRRVWHVVATLKEGQRHIYAKRDFYIDEDTWQAAVIDHYDGRGQLWRVAEAHAENYYDKQVPWYALETLYDLQSGRYLALGMKNEEKQAYDFGFTATTSDFTPAALRQDGVR; encoded by the coding sequence ATGAAAATAACAAAGAGTCTGTTCCACGCCGGTGTTCTGGGCCTGTCGCTGCTGGCGACCAGTGTCATGGCGGCGGTGCCTGCTGCCGAAGCGGATAAACTGGGCAAGAGCCTGACGCCGATGGGCGCGGAAATGGCCGGTAATGCCGACGGTTCGATCCCGGCCTGGAAACCACTGCCGAAGAATGCCGGCAGCGTCGACAGCAAAGGCTTCCTGTCCAACCCTTACGCCAGTGAGCAGCCGCTGTTCACCATCACCGCCAAGGACGTAGACAAGTACAAGGACAAGCTTGCCCCGGGCCAGTACGCGATGTTCAAGCGCTACCCGGAAACCTTCAAGATGCCGGTCTATCCGTCCCATCGCGGTGCCACCGTGCCGGATGATGTATTCGCCGCGATCAAGAAGAACGCCACCAGCACCAACCTGGTGTCCGGCGGCAACGGTCTGGAAAACTTCGATACCGCCGTGCCGTTCCCGATCCCGAAAACCGGTGTGGAAGTGATCTGGAACCACATCACCCGCTATCGCGGCGGCAGCGTGACCCGTCTGGTGACCCAGGCCACGCCGCAACCGAACGGCTCGTACAGCCTGGTGTACTTCCAGGATCAGTTCGTGTTCCGCGACAAGATGAAGGACTACGATCCGGCGAACCCGGGCAACATCCTGTTCTACTTCAAGCAGAAAGTGACCGCGCCGGCGCGTCTGGCCGGTGGCGTACTGCTGGTGCACGAGACGCTCGATCAGGTCAAGGAGCCGCGTTCGGCGTGGGTCTACAACGCCGGTCAGCGTCGTGTGCGCCGTGCACCGCAAGTGTCGTATGACGGCCCGGGTACTGCCGCCGACGGCCTGCGTACTTCCGACAACCTCGATATGTACAACGGTGCGCCGGATCGTTACGACTGGAAGCTCGAAGGCAAGAAAGAGATGTACATCGCCTCCGACAGCTACAAGCTCGACGATCCGAAACTGAAGTACTCGGACATCATCAAGGCCGGTCACATCAACCAGGACCTGGCTCGCTACGAGCTGCGCCGCGTCTGGCACGTGGTCGCGACCCTGAAGGAAGGCCAGCGCCATATCTACGCCAAGCGTGACTTCTATATCGACGAGGACACTTGGCAGGCAGCTGTCATCGACCACTATGACGGTCGCGGCCAACTGTGGCGTGTAGCCGAGGCGCATGCCGAGAACTACTACGACAAGCAAGTGCCGTGGTACGCCCTCGAAACCCTCTACGACCTGCAGTCCGGCCGTTATCTGGCACTGGGCATGAAGAACGAAGAGAAGCAGGCGTATGACTTCGGCTTCACCGCCACCACCAGCGACTTCACCCCGGCCGCTCTGCGTCAGGATGGTGTTCGCTAA
- a CDS encoding LuxR C-terminal-related transcriptional regulator, with amino-acid sequence MTDLSPLPGPASITVAALDGRFFRPPLPDGYVLRPRLCQRLQAGLGGRLLLVSAPAGFGKSSLAVEFCQSLPAHWQSLWLGLSPRDSDPGRFLERLLEGLQDYFPALGAGALGLLKMRQRHQPFAFEEWLDGLLDELALHLDPAAPLLLVLDDYHLAQGPVLDRCLQFFLNHLPDGLLVMVTSRQRPDWHLARLRLSRQLLELHEQDLRLTHDEALTLLDRHSSSLRGEALESLIQRSEGWVAGLRFWLLAVAEAGNDAALPQALNGGEGLIRDYLLEEVIDCLPAEVQSFLYETAPQERFCSELCDAVREAHDSAEILRFLLAHQVFLVPLDEHGHWYRYHHLFSDLLRSRPIAQAMVPNATLHLRACRWFNAQGLLDEAVEQALRAGHLDVAANLVQNLSEEQLLAEQNVGMLLRWKMDLPDSLLISTPRLIVLYSWALGLACQLDAAEELASHLSRFLPAPSATAQKSMLAQWLALSGIIARGRGHRELTLRYCSEALESLPAKRYGQRLMCLSTLSNLAIADGDLWRARGLNRESLELAQRVGNPLFEALAHYDRARVLQSRGEILRALDEVHQGLERLRGLSPQRLYAVRARLTLYEGFLLAMRLQPQAARVRLLAGIGEARTCRDISVLIGHCVIARLDGACGEFAKAFAELAEAERLMHIWDVPPIYYLAMITLVKCELWLAQGRIDLAEAWLARLGQTYTGENAAAPPEFHPQLPLHVELQQALLDVIQGQPMLAEGRLNVLHENGQRTGRQLLSVMALTQKVALLLVSGREPEARKTLSQALEAAAGGVLQPFEGLMKGHADWLRGQLQTSPTLPGQRLLEHFTPAATRPVAESGATEQLSIRELAVLSLIAQGCSNQEISDQLFISLHTVKTHASHINSKLGVERRTQAVARAKALGLLS; translated from the coding sequence ATGACTGATCTGTCCCCACTTCCGGGTCCCGCAAGCATCACCGTCGCAGCACTGGACGGGCGTTTTTTTCGCCCACCGCTGCCCGACGGCTATGTCTTGCGGCCGCGCCTTTGCCAGCGTCTGCAGGCAGGGCTCGGAGGTCGGTTGCTGCTGGTCAGCGCCCCGGCCGGGTTCGGCAAGAGTTCGCTGGCGGTGGAGTTCTGTCAGAGCCTGCCGGCGCACTGGCAAAGTCTCTGGCTGGGCTTGAGCCCACGAGACAGTGATCCCGGACGTTTTCTCGAGCGCTTGCTCGAAGGTCTGCAGGACTATTTTCCTGCGTTGGGCGCTGGTGCCCTCGGTCTGTTGAAAATGCGTCAGCGCCATCAGCCGTTTGCTTTCGAAGAATGGCTCGACGGTCTGCTCGATGAGCTGGCGCTGCACCTCGATCCTGCTGCACCGCTGCTTCTGGTGCTCGACGACTACCACCTCGCCCAGGGGCCGGTGCTGGATCGTTGCCTGCAATTTTTCCTCAATCATCTGCCCGATGGCTTGCTGGTGATGGTCACCAGCCGTCAGCGCCCGGACTGGCATCTGGCGCGTCTGCGCCTGTCGCGGCAGTTGCTCGAGCTGCACGAACAGGACTTGCGCCTGACCCACGACGAAGCCCTGACCTTGCTCGATCGCCACAGCAGCTCACTGCGCGGCGAAGCACTGGAAAGCCTGATCCAGCGCAGCGAAGGCTGGGTCGCCGGCCTGCGCTTCTGGCTGCTGGCGGTGGCCGAGGCGGGCAACGATGCCGCGCTGCCGCAAGCACTGAACGGCGGCGAAGGGCTGATCCGCGATTATCTGCTCGAAGAAGTCATCGATTGCTTGCCGGCCGAAGTGCAATCGTTTCTCTACGAAACCGCTCCGCAGGAACGCTTTTGCAGCGAGCTCTGCGACGCCGTCCGCGAAGCCCATGACAGCGCCGAGATCCTGCGCTTTCTCCTCGCTCACCAAGTGTTTCTGGTGCCGCTGGACGAGCACGGTCACTGGTACCGCTATCACCATTTGTTCTCCGACTTGTTGCGCAGCCGGCCAATCGCCCAGGCGATGGTGCCCAACGCCACCCTGCATTTGCGCGCCTGCCGCTGGTTCAATGCGCAGGGCTTGCTCGATGAAGCGGTGGAGCAGGCCTTGCGTGCCGGGCATCTCGATGTCGCGGCGAACCTGGTACAGAACCTCTCCGAAGAACAGCTGCTCGCCGAGCAGAACGTCGGCATGCTGCTGCGCTGGAAAATGGACTTGCCCGACAGCCTGCTGATCAGCACGCCTCGGCTGATCGTGCTCTACAGCTGGGCACTGGGGCTGGCCTGTCAGCTCGATGCCGCCGAAGAGCTGGCCAGCCATTTGAGCCGGTTTCTACCAGCACCTTCAGCCACTGCGCAGAAATCCATGCTGGCGCAATGGCTGGCGCTGAGCGGGATCATCGCTCGCGGACGCGGCCATCGCGAACTGACACTGCGTTATTGCAGCGAAGCGCTGGAGAGCCTGCCGGCCAAGCGTTACGGCCAGCGCCTGATGTGTCTGTCGACCCTATCCAATCTGGCGATCGCCGACGGTGATCTATGGCGCGCCCGTGGCCTGAACCGCGAATCCCTCGAGCTGGCACAGCGGGTCGGCAATCCATTATTCGAAGCACTGGCGCATTACGACAGGGCGCGGGTTCTGCAGTCGCGCGGTGAGATTCTGCGCGCGCTGGATGAAGTGCATCAGGGCCTGGAACGCCTTCGTGGTTTGTCGCCGCAACGCCTGTACGCCGTGCGCGCGCGGCTGACGCTTTACGAAGGCTTCCTGCTGGCGATGCGTTTGCAGCCGCAGGCCGCACGCGTGCGTCTGCTGGCCGGCATTGGTGAAGCGCGGACCTGTCGCGACATCAGCGTGCTGATCGGTCACTGCGTGATCGCTCGCCTGGACGGTGCCTGCGGCGAGTTCGCCAAAGCCTTCGCCGAACTCGCCGAAGCCGAACGCCTGATGCATATCTGGGACGTACCGCCGATCTACTACCTGGCGATGATCACCCTGGTCAAATGCGAACTGTGGCTGGCCCAGGGCCGCATCGATCTCGCCGAGGCGTGGCTTGCACGATTGGGCCAGACCTACACCGGCGAAAACGCTGCGGCACCGCCGGAGTTTCATCCACAGCTGCCGCTGCATGTGGAACTGCAACAGGCGCTGCTCGATGTGATTCAGGGGCAGCCGATGCTCGCCGAAGGAAGGTTGAACGTGTTGCATGAGAATGGTCAGCGGACCGGGCGGCAGTTGCTCAGTGTGATGGCGTTGACGCAGAAGGTGGCGCTGTTGCTGGTGAGTGGGCGTGAGCCGGAGGCCAGAAAAACACTGAGCCAGGCGTTGGAAGCCGCGGCTGGTGGCGTATTGCAGCCGTTCGAGGGGTTGATGAAAGGACACGCCGATTGGTTGCGTGGGCAGTTGCAGACTTCACCGACATTGCCTGGGCAACGGTTGCTGGAACATTTTACGCCTGCCGCAACGCGCCCGGTTGCCGAGTCTGGCGCAACTGAACAACTCAGCATTCGGGAGTTGGCGGTGTTAAGCCTGATAGCCCAAGGTTGTTCGAATCAGGAAATCAGCGACCAGTTGTTCATTTCCCTGCATACGGTGAAAACTCATGCCAGCCATATCAATAGCAAGTTGGGAGTTGAACGGCGTACCCAAGCGGTAGCGCGGGCCAAGGCGTTGGGCTTACTGAGTTAG